AGGTGTACCTTGTTTTTCATGGATGGTTTTcgatactccctttgtcccagaGAAGATGACCCTTCCTTGGACGGCaggggattttatgcaactttatttgcTGTAATAAgtggagaaagtaaagtaagagagagaataaagtatagatAAAAGATGtttccatatttagaaataatttatcttgattaggacaaactaaaaggaatgtgagtcatcttcaatgggacggagggagtacgtcTTATACGATGTCTTCATCATCTCCTTCGTCAATGTTGTTGTAGTCCTGTGATGCATGTTGAACTCTCCAAATGTTGCATCACCAGTTTTCCCTTTGACATTCTAAAATTAAGCAATCGTCTTATAAAGTGTAACTTGTTTGTCATGAATGGTTTCTATACATCTCTTCTAATGTCTTCATGATCTCCTTTGTCGATGTTGTTGTAGTCGTGTGATACACCATATTCTTGGATAACTCATGATCTCCTTTGTTGACGTTGTTGTAGTCGTGTGATACACTATATATATCCTTGGATAGCAACAATCGAATTATGCTAATCATTGTTTTCTGTCCAACAACGGTCACTTCTCTTATTCTATCTTTTCAGATTTGAAATTTAGGGGATGATAAAGATCTTTATCGTACAAGTAATCCTCGATTTACATTTTCCAAATCCCAAAATCAGATTCGTCGAACTTTTCTTGCAATAATCGTGGTGCCGAACCCTATCGTAATTTCTCTTCCCAAACTCTATGCTCTTGAGTCTTGATATCAGTTGTTGGGGAAAGATTCACATGTACAAAATTGACATCCACGTCCACTATTTTTTcacccattttcttttataattaaaactagTATCAAATTCAATCGTAAATCTTAATTACTGACGGgaagaaaatattagaatgaaataaaccaataatataatagaaattaTATCAACCCTTGTTTACTCCTgtgtacttaattaattttaacttatAATCAAATTCCTAGAATCTATCTCCtcctctaattatttttatagcaGACCCTACTCATAACTACCAAGCGGCGTACTACAATGCATTAAACACagtttgaataattgaatacAAATACACTTATGCAAactttatactcctatattattCTAGGTTTAAAAGTCgaggaaaaagttagttaGCACTTAACACTATATAAAGACACAAAAGCTAAGAATAATGTATGAAGTAACACACAAAAATGATGATGAAAGTTGCATATTTGTGGATTTCGATCATTGTTGCTTCTTTGGCATTGGAAGCAAATGGTGATATTGCTACAAAATATACAGCAATGTACGTATTTGGAGATTCACTAACGGATGCTGGAAACAACAAGTATTTCATTGACAGTACAGCGAAAGCCGACTTCCTGCCTTATGGTATGGATTTTAGTGGAGGGCCCACtggtagagtctgcaatggCAAAATCCTCGTAGACTTCATTGGTACGGACATATTAATCTAGTACTATgatttatttctcattttcataTACCTATATATAAGAGAACAACACATTTTACTGTATTGTTGTATTGTATTATAATGTATGTATGCATGCATGCAGCGGAGATGGTGGGACTTCCTCTTCTTCCATCATATGCAGATGTTGTAGCAAAAGGAGAGAGCATTCTATTTGGAGTAAATTATGCATCGGCTGGTGCAGGAATTCTTCGCGAAACAGGATATCGATTTGTACTTTCTCTTCATCACTATGTGCTTAAAAGCTCTTAACGgcattgcatttttttaagcTCTTGAAATATGGTATAGTTATCTAAAGTAGTAACATGATGAACAGGGCCGCGTCATCCCTTTCGAAGAACAGATTAACAATTTGAGGAAAACGGTGGCTCAGCTGAAAGGGCAACTGCATGGGAAAGACGTGAGCGAGTATTTGGCAAATGCATTGGTTTTTGTGGATATGGGAGCAAATGACTACCTCAACAACTACTTCCAAGCTGAATATTACCCAAGCAGCCACATCTACAATCTTGAGCAATTCGCTGATCTCCTTACAAATCTCTACAGAAAGCACATATTGGTAACCGCATTTGATATGTTGAATGGTTAATCTTACTAATTAGTTCCAATTACCAATTGGAAACTTTTTGGTAAATGCAGGAAATCCAAAGATTAGGGCTGAGGAAGTTCTTGATAGTAGACGCTTCACCTATTGGTTGCGGCCCTATAAGAAGTCAAAACATGAAGTGTAACACCACATTAAATCACATGGTAGCAATGTTTAACACACGGCTGAAATCTGTTGTGCACGACCTCAAGTCGAACTACCCTGGATCTGCATTCAGTTATGCACCGTTGTTTCAAGTCTTTATAAGCTTGTTCGACAATGCTGAGGCCTACGGTAATTGAAGATTAATGGTTCGgtttaaataaaaacctttttttttattggggGAATGAATTAACTCATGATGGATGGTGCAGGGTTCAAGGTGAAGGACTCAGCTTGTTGCGGGGGCCGAGATGGTTCAAATGGAACAAAGCCGAGGTGTTTCAAAAATACAGTACCATGTCGGAATAGAAACGAGTACTTGTTCTGGGATGGTGCTCATCCTACTGAGGCTGGAAACCGAATTCTTGCTGCCCTCATTAACAACACTACATCcttctatttataaatgtCTGCATAATAATCACATTCATTCTTGCTCATCTCTCACATTTCACCAATAAGAAATTGTGTGGCCGATTGAATTAAAATGTAGtaacaatttaatttgggTTCGAATGAATAAGCTTTTCCTAGCTAATGTGTTGGATACTGTCAATGTTTGGCTAACTTATGAGTCAAttccataacttataaaaatcGTTAATTAAATCACAACTTTGGTACATTTCTTATTATCTCATGCAATcaaatttttgacaaaatctGTTGTAGCTTTTGTAGTTTTCATCATTATAtcttcatcaattaattaataatatatcatCTAAAACCGACCATCATAACATAGAACAATGCtaaatttatccaaaaaataaacaaaaattatgatttaaataacaaatttcttcaaaatttcaattgtaCGAGACAATTAAGAAAGGTGCAAAAGTTTTGATTTAGTTAGCTATTACTATAAGCTACGGGATTGACCAAATCTCAAtcaaatttgtgatttaaatgacaattTGTTGTTATAAATAACTGTTGTACTTATTTATGTTGATCGATTATTTAACCAACGTGGCCAGAAGCTGGATTGTCAATAccaatttctgtttttttttttaataatggtTTCTACTTTCTAGCTTGAAATTTACACAAACTGTAATTTACGTTAACTTTAGGTGGCCTGAAAATTTGATGCCCGTTATTGATTGAGTCattgaatatgaatattatttgcatttgtactaacttttttaagttaaaaaaaaagtcactATGTCTGTATATGTGTCAAAGTTCATACTACTGCTACTattcctactcctactcctactcctactcctaatTTAATATTCTCTCTGTTCCCCTAATTTTGACACAATTTGACCggatacgggttttaagaaatgtaatggaaaatgagttgaaaaagttggtaggaTATGGATCCTacatttaaagtattagttttattataaaatgtgagtgagtaTAAGTTAGTGTAATGTGTggttcactaccaaaaatggtgaaatgtgacaaaatttgtggaacggacggaaatggaaaaatgtgacaaaactccagggacagagagagtaacaCAAAACTTGTTTCAGTAGCTGGTAgcgaaaaaatgaaaatataaataaaataatcgtCTTATATTAAGCGATcaactttctattttgagTTGTTCCACTTAAGTGATTgacttatttaaattttcttagcaaaaaataaaactttactctctcttgctttattctttcttatactccctccgtccctttcAAACCATTTAActcaataaatatcattttttaaaatctcatgccaAACAAAAGTTGATCACTTCAGCAGGGACGAGAGAAGTAACATTTTTTGTGATCAAACCTAGCAGTTGCAAAGATGATAATTGTTcttaataaagaaattatattaatgtatTCACTCTATCCCTATGTAGTTGGGTCGTATTCCATTACGGATTGTCTAACTGTAGTTAAACAATTTCGTTCAAAGTCCTGAAtattcattataatttatggGTATAATTTACAATGAGaacaactctatatattggCAATATAGAGAATCATAATTCCGGTCAATTTCTAAAGAAAATTTCGGTCCATTTGCAATTAGAAGTCTCTGACATTCTATAATTAAATGCTCTCCCATGCACAAAAAATTTCTCATTCGTGGACGGCGAGggtttaatgagaaattggtaaagtaggtGAGAAGATGAGATAAAGTAGGTAAAGCAAGAGAGATaggaagaaaaaagtaagtaaagtatgagagagagtgaaaaaaatgagaaaagtatgaaagataaactttccattttaagaaacgagactatttttgtgaacatcccaaaaatgacaaaatgagactatttttcgtggacgaaAGGAGTAATCATATTATTAGGTGTAATCAGTAATGCCCGCAGGGCATAGCGCAGTTGGCAACGGAGGGGCAGATCTTGCTGCAATGAGCCTGGGTTCAAATCTCACTGTTGTCGTGTAGTTGCTTCCATCTCTGGCACAAGTGTGAGGCCTTGGGAGATGGGCTTCTGACAGTCAGTGGGATAAGGCCTCCCCCTTAACGGGCTACTGCGGATTTAACCCCCCTCACATGATGTCGGGCCGGAGTGTGGGGGCTGCCAAGGCGACGGAATCGTCTTTTTTGCTGCAATATTATTAGGTGTACCTTGTTTTCATGGATGGTTTTtgatactccttccatcccaaGTAAGATGACCCTTCCTTGgccggcatgagattttatgtagctTTATTTGTTGTgataagtggagagagtaaagtaagagagagagagaataaagtatagataaaaggtgtttccatttttagtaatgggACATCTTTATtaagacaaactaaaaatgaaagtgggTTATCTCcaatgggacggatggagtacgtCTTATGCGATGTCTTCATCATCTCCTTCGTCAATGTTGTTGTAGTCATGTGATGCATGTTGAACTCTCCATATGTTGCATCACCAGTTTTCCCTCCGACATTCTAAAACTAAGCGATCGTCTTATTAAGTGTAACTTGTTTGTCATGAATGATTTCTATACATCTCTTCTAATGTCTTCATGATCTGTTGATGTTGTTGTAGTCGTGTGATACACCATATTCTTGGATAACTTATGATCTCCTTTGCTGACGCTGTTGTAGTCGTGTGatacactatatatatatccttGGATAGCAACAATCGAATTATGCTAATCATTGTTTTCTGTCCAACAACGGTCACTTCTCTTgttctatctttttttatttgaaatttaggGGTTGATAAAGATCGTTATGGTTTAAGTAATCCTCAATTTACATTTTCCGAATCCCGAAATCAGATTCGTTTACAACAATCTTGGTGTCGAACACTATCGTAATTTCTCTTCCTAAACTCTAAGCTCATGATATTCGGTTATTGGGAAAATATTCATATGTGTAAAAGAGACGAACACAATAATTATTTACCCAGTTGTTGGAAAAATATTCATGTGTAAAAGAGATGAacacaataattatttaaccaGTTGTTGGgaaatattcacatatataaaaatgacatccatatccactatttttttcaccaattttcttttgtaattaaaaCGTGTATCAAATTCAATAGTAACTCTTGATTATAGAGAAAGAGTAGactataaagaaataaatcaataatatagTAGAAATTATATCAACCCTTGGTGTACTCAAACTGTGTAACTGAAcgtaattaatttaa
The genomic region above belongs to Salvia hispanica cultivar TCC Black 2014 chromosome 3, UniMelb_Shisp_WGS_1.0, whole genome shotgun sequence and contains:
- the LOC125209392 gene encoding GDSL esterase/lipase At1g71691-like, with the protein product MMMKVAYLWISIIVASLALEANGDIATKYTAMYVFGDSLTDAGNNKYFIDSTAKADFLPYGMDFSGGPTGRVCNGKILVDFIAEMVGLPLLPSYADVVAKGESILFGVNYASAGAGILRETGYRFGRVIPFEEQINNLRKTVAQLKGQLHGKDVSEYLANALVFVDMGANDYLNNYFQAEYYPSSHIYNLEQFADLLTNLYRKHILEIQRLGLRKFLIVDASPIGCGPIRSQNMKCNTTLNHMVAMFNTRLKSVVHDLKSNYPGSAFSYAPLFQVFISLFDNAEAYGFKVKDSACCGGRDGSNGTKPRCFKNTVPCRNRNEYLFWDGAHPTEAGNRILAALINNTTSFYL